One genomic window of Pseudomonas aeruginosa includes the following:
- the ddaR gene encoding transcriptional regulator DdaR, whose product MALVEEPTISTRSGELAWLVDCLAPIFDGLRQPVTVVDPSGRFVYYNRASGLLDGLDPQRALGMHLLQSAPWLAAEQSTLLRCLAEGRPSIDTLQAYVGAGGELLQYRHRAIPLRGRDGCLLGAMELGEVVAETEEAAGLADCPNILSVAPSLLRQLQRLDVFAATDLPLLIHGETGTGKELFARRAHALSPRRSGPMISLNCAAIPETLLESTLFGTTRGAFTGAENRKGMFALAQGGSLFLDEINSMPMAMQSKLLRVLQDGSYLPLGSLSPQRADVRLIAASNQPPRQAIAEGRLREDLYYRLDVGSLCIPPLRERPGDVELLARAFVRRDARSLNPRVTALGERALAQLLACDWPGNVRQLENVIRRSLLLHGEGGALLDEVAFADDGAEAVGGEAALSMNSAAVGGLREALAQQERNLIEDALRQARGNLSRAAARLRIPRTTLLGRMRRLGLPASLDPPA is encoded by the coding sequence ATGGCGCTTGTCGAGGAGCCGACGATTTCCACGCGAAGCGGTGAACTGGCCTGGTTGGTGGACTGCCTGGCGCCGATTTTCGACGGCCTGCGGCAACCGGTCACGGTGGTCGACCCCTCCGGTCGCTTCGTCTACTACAACCGTGCCAGCGGCCTGCTCGATGGTCTCGACCCGCAGCGGGCGCTGGGCATGCACCTGTTGCAGAGCGCTCCCTGGCTGGCGGCCGAGCAAAGCACTCTGTTGCGTTGCCTGGCCGAAGGGCGGCCGTCGATCGATACGCTGCAGGCCTACGTGGGGGCCGGCGGCGAGCTGTTGCAGTATCGCCACCGAGCGATCCCGCTGCGCGGGCGCGACGGTTGCCTGCTCGGCGCGATGGAACTCGGCGAAGTCGTCGCCGAGACCGAAGAGGCCGCAGGCCTGGCGGATTGCCCGAACATCCTGAGCGTGGCGCCGAGCCTGCTGCGGCAGTTGCAGCGCCTGGACGTTTTCGCCGCCACCGACCTGCCGCTGCTGATCCATGGCGAGACCGGCACCGGCAAGGAACTGTTCGCCCGTCGCGCCCATGCCCTGAGCCCGCGACGCAGCGGTCCGATGATCAGCCTGAACTGCGCAGCGATTCCCGAGACGCTGCTGGAAAGTACCCTGTTCGGCACCACCCGCGGCGCTTTCACCGGCGCCGAGAACCGCAAGGGCATGTTCGCCCTGGCGCAGGGCGGCAGCTTGTTCCTCGACGAGATCAATTCCATGCCGATGGCCATGCAGAGCAAGCTGCTGCGGGTCCTGCAGGACGGCAGCTACCTGCCTCTGGGCAGCCTGAGCCCGCAGCGGGCCGACGTACGCCTGATCGCGGCGAGCAACCAGCCGCCGCGCCAGGCGATCGCCGAGGGACGCCTGCGCGAGGACCTGTACTACCGCCTGGACGTGGGCAGCCTGTGCATCCCGCCGCTGCGCGAGCGCCCCGGCGATGTGGAACTGCTGGCACGGGCGTTCGTCCGTCGCGATGCGCGCAGCCTCAACCCACGTGTCACCGCCCTTGGCGAACGGGCGCTGGCGCAGTTGCTGGCCTGCGACTGGCCGGGCAACGTCCGGCAACTGGAAAACGTGATCCGACGCAGCCTGTTGCTGCACGGGGAGGGCGGCGCACTGCTGGATGAGGTGGCGTTCGCCGACGATGGCGCCGAGGCCGTGGGCGGCGAGGCCGCGCTCTCGATGAACAGCGCGGCGGTCGGAGGCCTGCGCGAGGCGCTGGCGCAACAGGAGCGCAACCTGATAGAAGACGCCTTGCGCCAGGCGCGCGGCAATCTCTCCCGGGCCGCCGCCCGGTTGCGGATTCCGCGCACGACCCTGCTCGGGCGCATGCGCCGGCTCGGCTTGCCGGCTTCCCTCGATCCGCCAGCCTGA
- the ddaH gene encoding dimethylargininase, which translates to MFKHIIARTPARSLVDGLTSSHLGKPDYAKALEQHNAYIRALQTCDVDITLLPPDERFPDSVFVEDPVLCTSRCAIITRPGAESRRGETEIIEETVQRFYPGKVERIEAPGTVEAGDIMMVGDHFYIGESARTNAEGARQMIAILEKHGLSGSVVRLEKVLHLKTGLAYLEHNNLLAAGEFVSKPEFQDFNIIEIPEEESYAANCIWVNERVIMPAGYPRTREKIARLGYRVIEVDTSEYRKIDGGVSCMSLRF; encoded by the coding sequence ATGTTCAAGCACATCATCGCTCGCACGCCCGCCCGCAGCCTGGTCGACGGCCTGACCTCCAGCCACCTCGGCAAGCCGGACTACGCCAAGGCCCTGGAGCAGCACAACGCCTACATCCGCGCCTTGCAGACCTGCGACGTGGACATCACCCTGCTGCCGCCGGACGAACGCTTCCCCGACTCGGTGTTCGTCGAGGACCCGGTGCTCTGCACCTCGCGCTGCGCCATCATCACCCGCCCCGGCGCCGAATCGCGGCGCGGCGAGACCGAGATCATCGAGGAAACCGTGCAGCGCTTCTATCCGGGCAAGGTCGAGCGCATCGAGGCACCCGGCACGGTGGAAGCCGGCGACATCATGATGGTCGGCGACCACTTCTACATCGGCGAATCGGCCCGCACCAACGCCGAGGGCGCCCGGCAGATGATCGCGATCCTGGAGAAACATGGCCTCAGCGGCTCGGTGGTGCGCCTGGAAAAGGTCCTGCACCTGAAGACCGGGCTCGCCTACCTGGAACACAACAACCTGCTGGCCGCCGGCGAGTTCGTCAGCAAGCCGGAGTTCCAGGACTTCAACATCATCGAGATCCCCGAAGAGGAGTCCTACGCAGCCAACTGCATCTGGGTCAACGAAAGGGTGATCATGCCCGCCGGCTATCCCCGGACCCGCGAGAAGATCGCCCGCCTCGGCTACCGGGTGATCGAGGTGGACACCTCCGAATATCGCAAGATCGACGGCGGCGTCAGTTGCATGTCGCTGCGCTTCTGA
- a CDS encoding basic amino acid/polyamine antiporter gives MADSDKGKLGLPALTALVVGGIIGSGIFSLPQNMAEGAGAGAILIAWAITFVGMLTLTRIFQWLSTTRPELDDGVYGYAREGFGEYLGFNAAWGYWISAWVGNAGYLVVLFSALGSFGALAFFGDGTTWPALLGELTVLWLMHAFVLHGVHNAAITNAIVTLAKVVPIALFILCVALAFRIETFHLDFWGSPALGSVTRQVETTMLYTVWVFLGIESATVYASHARHAADVSRATLLGFVVTLLLLVCVSVLSLGVVPQHELAQMKNPSMAQVMAAAVGPWGATLINVGLIVSVGGALLAWTMLAVEMLYLASRGPTHTAPALFGRTNAVETPAPALWLTSTLISALLLVAFLNASGYNALIQLATSMALIPYLLCAGFCLKLVARRPHSGAMLALALLGTLYGVWLIYAAGLKYLLLSMILYAPGLGFFLHARRQRGLPAFGNRAEGSVAALVLVLALAALWMIGSGRLSL, from the coding sequence ATGGCCGATTCGGACAAGGGAAAACTGGGGCTGCCGGCGCTGACCGCGCTGGTGGTGGGCGGCATCATCGGCAGCGGCATCTTCAGCCTGCCGCAGAACATGGCCGAAGGCGCAGGCGCCGGCGCGATCCTGATCGCCTGGGCGATCACCTTCGTCGGCATGCTGACCCTGACGCGGATATTCCAGTGGCTGTCGACCACCCGCCCCGAACTGGACGACGGCGTCTACGGCTACGCCCGCGAAGGCTTCGGCGAATACCTGGGGTTCAATGCCGCCTGGGGCTACTGGATTTCCGCCTGGGTCGGCAACGCCGGCTACCTGGTGGTGCTGTTCAGCGCCCTCGGCTCGTTCGGCGCGCTGGCCTTCTTCGGCGACGGAACCACCTGGCCGGCGCTGCTCGGCGAATTGACGGTGCTCTGGCTGATGCATGCCTTCGTCCTCCACGGCGTGCACAACGCGGCGATCACCAACGCCATCGTGACCCTCGCCAAGGTGGTGCCGATCGCCCTGTTCATCCTCTGCGTAGCCCTGGCCTTCCGCATCGAGACCTTTCACCTGGACTTCTGGGGCAGCCCGGCCCTGGGCAGCGTCACCCGCCAGGTGGAAACCACCATGCTCTACACCGTCTGGGTATTCCTCGGCATCGAGAGCGCCACGGTCTATGCCAGCCACGCGCGGCACGCGGCCGATGTCAGCCGCGCAACCCTGCTCGGCTTCGTGGTCACCCTGCTGTTGCTGGTCTGCGTCTCGGTGCTGTCGCTGGGCGTGGTGCCGCAGCACGAACTGGCGCAGATGAAGAACCCCTCGATGGCCCAGGTGATGGCCGCGGCGGTGGGCCCCTGGGGCGCCACGCTGATCAACGTCGGGCTGATCGTCTCGGTCGGCGGCGCGCTGCTGGCCTGGACCATGCTCGCGGTGGAAATGCTCTACCTGGCCAGCCGTGGCCCAACGCACACCGCGCCGGCACTGTTCGGCCGCACCAATGCGGTGGAAACCCCGGCGCCGGCACTGTGGCTGACCAGCACGCTGATCTCTGCGCTGCTGCTGGTGGCCTTCCTCAACGCCTCGGGCTACAACGCGCTGATCCAGTTGGCCACCTCGATGGCGCTGATCCCCTACCTGCTCTGCGCCGGCTTCTGCCTGAAGCTGGTGGCGCGCCGCCCGCACTCGGGCGCGATGCTGGCGCTGGCGCTGTTGGGGACGCTCTACGGGGTCTGGCTGATCTACGCCGCCGGGCTGAAATACCTGCTGCTGTCGATGATCCTCTACGCGCCGGGCCTCGGCTTCTTCCTGCATGCCCGTCGCCAGCGCGGCCTGCCGGCGTTCGGCAATCGCGCCGAAGGCAGCGTCGCGGCGCTGGTGCTGGTCCTCGCGCTGGCGGCGCTATGGATGATCGGCAGCGGTCGGCTGAGCCTCTAG
- a CDS encoding DNA-3-methyladenine glycosylase I: MRDYAWMYEYCLNRFGSREALEARLPQPKSAAELRAVGDDRYLSLISLRIFRAGLKHSLVDAKWPAFEEVFFGFDPQKVVLMSAEHLERLMQDARLIRHLGKLKSVPRNAQMVLDLAREHGSFGNFLADWPETDIVGLWKLLSKRGNQLGGLSAPRFLRMAGKDTFIPSDDMVAALKAQEIIDKPPTSLKDLAAVQGAFNQWREESGRPLCQLSVMLAHTVNH; the protein is encoded by the coding sequence ATGCGCGACTACGCCTGGATGTACGAATACTGCCTGAACCGCTTCGGCTCCAGGGAGGCGCTGGAAGCGCGCCTGCCGCAGCCGAAGAGCGCCGCCGAGCTGCGCGCGGTGGGTGACGACCGCTACCTGTCGCTGATCAGCCTGCGGATCTTCCGCGCCGGCCTCAAGCACAGCCTGGTGGACGCCAAGTGGCCGGCCTTCGAGGAAGTGTTCTTCGGCTTCGATCCGCAGAAGGTCGTGCTCATGAGCGCCGAGCATCTCGAGCGGCTGATGCAGGACGCCCGCCTGATCCGCCACCTGGGCAAGCTCAAGAGCGTGCCGCGCAATGCGCAGATGGTGCTCGACCTGGCCCGCGAGCATGGCAGCTTCGGCAACTTCCTCGCGGATTGGCCGGAAACCGACATCGTCGGCCTGTGGAAGCTGCTGTCCAAGCGCGGCAACCAGCTCGGCGGCTTGTCGGCGCCGCGTTTCCTGCGGATGGCCGGCAAGGATACCTTCATTCCCAGCGACGACATGGTCGCCGCGCTGAAGGCCCAGGAGATCATCGACAAACCGCCCACCAGCCTCAAGGACCTGGCGGCCGTCCAGGGAGCCTTCAACCAGTGGCGCGAGGAGAGCGGTCGGCCGCTGTGCCAGCTGTCGGTGATGCTGGCGCATACGGTCAATCATTGA
- the ttcA gene encoding tRNA 2-thiocytidine(32) synthetase TtcA codes for MGTLSVNQNKLQKRLRRLAGEAITDFNMIEDGDKVMVCLSGGKDSYTMLDILLYLQKVAPIRFEIVAVNMDQKQPGFPEHVLPEYLKSIGVEYHIVEKDTYSVVKEKIPEGKTTCSLCSRLRRGTLYTFADEIGATKMALGHHRDDILETFFLNMFYGGTLKAMPPKLLADDGRNVVIRPLAYCSEKDIEAYSQLKEFPIIPCNLCGSQENLQRQVVKEMLLEWERKSPGRTEIMFRALQNVVPSQLADRNLFDFANLRIDENATPRFLDVMNL; via the coding sequence ATGGGCACCCTTTCGGTCAATCAGAACAAACTGCAGAAGCGCCTGCGCCGCCTGGCCGGCGAGGCCATCACCGACTTCAACATGATCGAGGATGGCGACAAGGTCATGGTCTGCCTGTCCGGCGGCAAGGACAGCTACACCATGCTCGACATCCTGCTCTACCTGCAGAAGGTCGCGCCGATCCGCTTCGAGATCGTCGCGGTGAACATGGACCAGAAGCAGCCCGGTTTTCCCGAGCACGTCCTGCCGGAGTACCTGAAGTCGATCGGCGTGGAGTACCACATCGTCGAGAAGGACACCTACTCGGTGGTCAAGGAGAAGATCCCGGAAGGCAAGACCACCTGCTCGCTGTGCTCGCGCCTGCGCCGCGGCACGCTGTACACCTTCGCCGACGAGATCGGCGCGACCAAGATGGCCCTCGGTCACCATCGCGACGACATCCTCGAAACCTTCTTCCTCAACATGTTCTACGGCGGCACCCTGAAGGCCATGCCGCCGAAGCTGCTGGCCGACGACGGGCGCAACGTGGTGATCCGGCCGCTGGCCTATTGCAGCGAGAAGGACATCGAGGCCTATTCCCAGCTCAAGGAGTTCCCGATCATCCCCTGCAACCTCTGCGGTTCGCAGGAGAACCTGCAGCGCCAGGTGGTCAAGGAAATGCTGCTGGAATGGGAACGCAAGTCGCCGGGGCGTACCGAGATCATGTTCCGCGCCCTGCAGAACGTGGTGCCGTCGCAACTGGCCGACCGCAACCTGTTCGACTTCGCCAACCTGCGCATCGACGAGAACGCCACGCCGCGCTTCCTCGACGTGATGAACCTCTGA
- a CDS encoding tyrosine-type recombinase/integrase: MAITKLEDGRWLADVEPIKGKRFRKRFKTKGEAQRFEAMVRTKHARQREWNPVQQDKRLLSELIERWYELHGHSITSGRRRKNLLLLIASRLGDPVGQRFTTADLVAFRKRELEEGALPRSINVRYSYLKTVFTELRRLGDIDYPNPLDRLKPLKPQQSVVSFLSKDQVAVLVSALRDYSTFPHLALISEVCLATGARWSEAQGLTLPMVRDGSVVFSNTKSKRVRSVPISTDLQARLEKYFAGRNRFPSCREAFARMVKRCGIVLPRGQCTHVLRHTFASHFMMNGGNILALKEILGHSSLNMTMRYAHLSPEYLRDAIRLNPLADFDSSSTLAETS; this comes from the coding sequence ATGGCGATCACCAAGCTTGAGGATGGCCGCTGGCTGGCCGACGTTGAACCGATCAAAGGCAAGCGTTTTAGGAAGCGTTTCAAGACCAAGGGCGAAGCCCAGCGGTTTGAGGCGATGGTGCGGACAAAGCATGCGCGACAGCGGGAGTGGAACCCCGTTCAGCAAGATAAGCGACTGCTGTCGGAACTTATAGAGCGTTGGTATGAATTGCATGGGCACTCGATTACCAGCGGGAGGCGTCGTAAGAATCTGCTATTGCTGATCGCGTCTCGCCTGGGCGACCCGGTGGGGCAGAGGTTCACCACTGCTGATCTGGTCGCGTTCAGGAAGCGTGAGTTGGAGGAGGGCGCTTTACCTAGGTCTATCAACGTTCGCTATTCGTATCTGAAAACAGTATTCACCGAGCTTCGTAGGCTCGGCGATATCGACTATCCGAATCCTTTGGATCGTCTCAAGCCGTTGAAGCCTCAACAGTCGGTTGTATCGTTCCTGTCTAAGGATCAGGTAGCGGTGTTGGTGTCAGCGCTCCGGGACTATTCGACCTTTCCCCACTTGGCATTGATTTCAGAGGTCTGCTTGGCGACGGGGGCTCGCTGGTCGGAAGCGCAAGGGTTGACTCTGCCCATGGTCCGGGATGGATCGGTGGTCTTCTCCAATACCAAATCAAAGCGTGTTCGATCCGTACCAATCTCGACAGACTTGCAGGCTCGACTTGAGAAATATTTCGCCGGTCGGAATCGCTTTCCCTCTTGTCGGGAGGCGTTTGCACGGATGGTGAAGCGTTGCGGTATCGTACTGCCAAGAGGGCAGTGCACCCATGTGCTACGCCATACGTTCGCTTCCCACTTCATGATGAACGGTGGAAACATCCTGGCGCTGAAAGAGATTCTTGGGCATTCGTCGCTGAACATGACCATGCGCTATGCGCATTTGTCGCCGGAATACCTGCGGGACGCTATTCGACTCAACCCGCTGGCGGATTTCGACAGTTCTTCGACACTTGCCGAGACGTCCTAG
- a CDS encoding zonular occludens toxin domain-containing protein yields the protein MSIKIHHGPNGSYKTSGAIQDDAVPALKDGRVIITNVRGFTLERAYQVFPDLPNTAEIINLDLESLEDLEKMRTWFQWAPRGAFLIFDETQLLFPKSWREKDLERFDYPGGPEAAHAADRPMGWLDAWTRHRHFNWDIVLTTPNISYIRDDIRMTCEMAYKHSNLAVIGIPGRYKEAQHDAQLNRPPADGTIIEYKRIRKQTFALYQSTATGKTQDTKAGKSLFRSPKLVLLLALLAGTIGFVWYMGPLRTIGAPAAATPADAPGDPAQAPAAPAAVAAPTRPAANSFLPPGLVPDGPAAAPVDLNAHPFADRRISILAHAYRKSRGDIYMFALDDPTGRRLELTSWQLIGSGYRVTPKGECVVELRYEEWKQTVTCTGRQPGAVASVVPAAPVAASADAPARGQSPLTIVPDSEYASRPWRHK from the coding sequence GTGTCGATCAAGATCCATCACGGCCCCAATGGCTCCTACAAGACCTCCGGCGCGATCCAGGATGACGCCGTGCCCGCGCTGAAAGACGGACGGGTGATCATCACCAACGTGCGCGGCTTCACCCTGGAGCGGGCCTATCAGGTCTTTCCGGACCTGCCCAACACGGCGGAGATCATCAACCTCGATCTGGAGTCGCTGGAAGACCTCGAAAAGATGCGCACGTGGTTTCAGTGGGCGCCCCGCGGGGCCTTCCTGATCTTCGACGAAACCCAACTGCTGTTTCCCAAGTCCTGGCGGGAAAAAGACCTCGAGCGTTTCGACTACCCCGGTGGACCGGAAGCGGCCCACGCCGCCGACCGTCCCATGGGCTGGCTCGACGCCTGGACCCGGCACCGGCATTTCAACTGGGACATCGTCCTCACCACGCCGAACATCTCCTACATCCGCGACGACATCCGCATGACCTGCGAGATGGCCTACAAGCATTCCAACCTCGCGGTGATCGGCATCCCTGGCCGCTACAAGGAGGCCCAGCATGACGCCCAACTCAACCGTCCGCCCGCCGATGGCACCATCATCGAATACAAGCGAATCCGAAAGCAGACCTTCGCCCTCTACCAGTCCACGGCCACCGGCAAGACCCAAGACACCAAGGCGGGCAAGAGCCTCTTCCGGTCGCCTAAGCTGGTTCTTCTACTGGCATTGCTGGCCGGCACTATTGGCTTTGTCTGGTATATGGGGCCTCTGCGCACGATTGGCGCTCCGGCTGCTGCGACACCTGCCGACGCTCCTGGCGACCCTGCTCAAGCCCCTGCTGCGCCCGCTGCTGTGGCTGCTCCAACGCGTCCTGCTGCGAATAGCTTTCTTCCTCCTGGGCTTGTACCTGATGGGCCTGCTGCTGCGCCTGTTGATCTGAACGCCCATCCCTTCGCCGATCGGCGGATCTCCATCCTTGCCCACGCCTACCGCAAGTCGCGGGGCGACATTTACATGTTCGCCCTGGACGATCCCACGGGCCGGCGCCTGGAACTCACCAGTTGGCAACTGATCGGCTCCGGCTACCGGGTAACGCCCAAGGGCGAGTGCGTCGTAGAGCTTCGCTATGAGGAGTGGAAACAGACCGTCACCTGTACCGGGAGGCAGCCCGGCGCGGTGGCCAGCGTCGTTCCGGCAGCGCCTGTCGCCGCGTCCGCAGACGCACCGGCCAGGGGCCAATCGCCGCTGACCATCGTCCCCGATTCCGAATATGCCTCGCGGCCCTGGAGGCACAAATGA
- a CDS encoding DUF2523 family protein, producing MEWLSGFLDQIIAFFQWIWDFFAQGIYDFVRDGLVVATKASMYAALQTLILLIDVSYTAARELIDSLGVPQMIRSMYAALPGPIAAGLAFFGVPQALNIIMVAAATRFCMRFVPFIGR from the coding sequence ATGGAATGGCTCTCCGGTTTTCTCGATCAGATCATCGCCTTCTTCCAGTGGATCTGGGATTTCTTCGCCCAAGGCATCTATGACTTCGTGCGCGACGGACTGGTGGTCGCCACCAAGGCGTCGATGTACGCCGCGCTCCAGACCCTGATCCTGCTGATCGATGTCAGCTACACCGCCGCCCGCGAACTGATCGACAGCCTCGGCGTGCCGCAGATGATCCGCAGCATGTATGCCGCGCTGCCGGGGCCGATTGCGGCGGGGCTGGCCTTCTTCGGCGTGCCGCAGGCGTTGAACATCATCATGGTCGCGGCGGCGACGCGCTTCTGCATGCGCTTCGTGCCGTTCATTGGGAGGTGA
- a CDS encoding attachment protein produces MGDWMSNNARSGLGRLLSLLGLLVSLLWHPLASAEIYRWKIDIGGRPTAFFPSYAAACQSYFDTWSPEYRKTMNRVNDRWVQCIVHIGVNSYSTDAVLTGDSCPSEQELDPADGACKPPPEECKEGELFPAKGPDSPVVTSGGRNYVGDGGAPSACYQSCEYGGNPSPASCYLVKGSTTTGFCNYILKGTGQNCGADSYTFAQTGDSLNPPDTPNTDPSDPNDPGCPPGWSWSGTTCVKTPTDPTDPTDPTTPGGDGDGGGDGNGGGNNNGGGNDGGTGNGGDGSGGGDGNGGGEGSGDGDGSGTGGDGNGTCDPAKENCSTGPEGPGGELKEPTPGTWDDAIATWEKKVEEAKQELKTKVKANVDQMKGAFDLNLAEGGGQLPCESMTIWGKSYSLCISDYAGQLSSLRVALLLMAALIAALILLKD; encoded by the coding sequence ATGGGTGACTGGATGAGTAACAACGCACGTTCCGGCCTTGGCCGACTTCTTTCGCTGCTGGGTCTGCTGGTCTCTCTGCTGTGGCATCCCTTGGCGAGCGCTGAAATCTATCGATGGAAAATTGATATAGGTGGGCGGCCTACGGCCTTCTTTCCATCCTATGCAGCAGCTTGTCAGTCCTACTTTGATACTTGGTCTCCTGAGTACAGAAAGACCATGAATAGGGTTAACGACAGGTGGGTGCAATGCATTGTCCATATAGGTGTTAACAGTTATTCGACTGATGCTGTTTTGACTGGCGATAGCTGTCCTTCAGAGCAAGAACTCGATCCGGCCGATGGCGCCTGCAAACCGCCGCCCGAAGAATGCAAGGAAGGCGAACTGTTCCCGGCCAAGGGCCCGGACTCGCCTGTTGTCACCTCGGGCGGGCGGAACTATGTCGGCGACGGCGGCGCACCGAGCGCCTGTTATCAAAGCTGCGAGTACGGCGGCAACCCCAGCCCGGCCAGTTGCTATCTGGTCAAAGGCTCCACCACGACCGGCTTCTGCAATTACATCCTCAAGGGCACCGGACAGAATTGCGGTGCCGATTCCTACACCTTCGCGCAGACCGGCGATTCGCTGAACCCACCCGACACCCCGAACACCGATCCTTCCGACCCGAACGACCCCGGCTGCCCGCCCGGCTGGTCGTGGTCGGGGACTACCTGCGTCAAGACCCCGACCGATCCCACGGATCCAACCGACCCGACCACGCCGGGGGGTGATGGCGACGGTGGCGGCGATGGCAATGGCGGTGGAAACAACAACGGCGGCGGCAATGACGGTGGCACCGGCAATGGCGGCGACGGCAGCGGGGGAGGGGACGGCAACGGCGGGGGCGAGGGTAGCGGCGACGGTGACGGCAGCGGCACGGGCGGCGATGGCAACGGTACATGCGACCCGGCGAAAGAGAACTGCTCCACCGGCCCCGAAGGCCCCGGCGGCGAACTCAAGGAGCCCACGCCCGGCACCTGGGATGACGCCATCGCCACCTGGGAAAAGAAGGTCGAGGAAGCCAAGCAAGAACTCAAGACCAAGGTGAAGGCCAACGTCGATCAGATGAAGGGCGCCTTCGACCTCAACCTGGCGGAAGGCGGCGGGCAGCTGCCCTGCGAGTCCATGACCATTTGGGGCAAGTCCTACTCCCTCTGTATCTCCGACTACGCCGGCCAACTCTCCAGCCTGCGCGTGGCGCTGCTGCTGATGGCCGCGCTGATCGCCGCCCTCATTCTGCTGAAGGACTGA
- a CDS encoding major capsid protein: MKAMKQRIAKFSPVASFRNLCIAGSVTAATSLPAFAAVIDTSAVESAITDGQGDMKAIGGYIVGALVILAVAGLIYSMLRKA, translated from the coding sequence ATGAAAGCAATGAAGCAACGCATCGCCAAGTTCAGCCCGGTCGCCTCGTTCCGCAACCTGTGCATCGCCGGTTCCGTCACTGCCGCGACTTCGCTGCCGGCCTTCGCCGCAGTGATCGACACCAGCGCGGTGGAATCGGCGATCACCGATGGGCAGGGCGATATGAAGGCCATTGGCGGCTACATCGTCGGCGCCCTGGTGATCCTGGCCGTCGCCGGCCTGATCTACAGCATGTTGCGCAAGGCGTAA
- the pflM gene encoding lysogeny maintenance protein PflM encodes MSSPNYLRQTHAPDCACSVCWSARQVIPLHSPSPCPDCRPPGLPYREDGRWLCRPRSFCAKHDPSRRPPKYWHVVYDSGKPTPFVPVREAFQLEG; translated from the coding sequence ATGTCGTCTCCGAATTACTTGCGCCAAACCCACGCCCCGGACTGCGCCTGCTCTGTGTGCTGGTCCGCAAGGCAGGTCATCCCATTGCACAGCCCGTCGCCGTGTCCGGACTGCCGGCCCCCTGGGCTGCCCTATCGGGAAGATGGCCGCTGGCTCTGCCGTCCCCGTTCCTTCTGCGCGAAACACGACCCGTCCCGGCGTCCGCCGAAGTACTGGCACGTTGTGTACGACAGCGGGAAACCCACGCCCTTTGTGCCCGTGCGCGAAGCATTCCAACTGGAGGGCTGA
- a CDS encoding DNA-binding protein — translation MEVEEIKAQDLRAAPPVLPWRDFANWIGMGEDHETVRGWIRKGYLPAHKIGKHVMVNVALFTHQLMEKEEF, via the coding sequence ATGGAAGTGGAAGAAATCAAGGCTCAAGACCTTCGCGCGGCGCCCCCGGTGTTGCCGTGGCGGGACTTCGCGAACTGGATTGGCATGGGGGAAGACCACGAAACCGTCCGTGGATGGATTCGTAAGGGCTATCTCCCCGCGCACAAGATCGGCAAGCACGTGATGGTCAATGTTGCGCTCTTCACCCATCAGCTGATGGAAAAGGAGGAGTTCTGA